The following nucleotide sequence is from uncultured Draconibacterium sp..
CCGAAAAACGAAACCTTGACCTGAAAAAAGGTATTTTGCTAACCGGCCCGATTGGCTGTGGAAAAACAACACTGATGAGCCTGGTGAAATATTTCTTTCAACACGGAAAACAATACCGGGTAGTATCCACCCGGGACATCAGTTTTGAATTTGAAAAAGAAGGATATAAAGTAATTAACCGTTACAGCAAAAATCCGGTGAACCTGAGTTACTCCAATCCCATTCCGATTATTTATTGTTTTGACGATTTAGGAGTTGAGCAGGTTCAAAAATATTTTGGGAATGAATGCAATGTAATGGGTGAAATCCTGCTAAGTCGCTACGATCTGTTTGTTTCCAAAGGCATTCCTACTCATGTGACAACGAATCTCTCTGCCAGTGAAATAGAAGAAAAATATGGCAACCGAGTCCGCAGCCGTATGCGCGAAATGTTTAACCTGGTGGCATTCGATAAAAACGCAGGAGATAAAAGATTTTGAAGGTTCTCTTTTTCGGTATTCTCCCGTGCATCGGCACATCATTCTGGTCTGCTGAACCAGCTCTGATCATGATTAGCCATATTTGCTCTCCCGGTGATATCCCGGAATGATCAGCCTCATTGCACCCCACGGCAAAAGCCGATATTCCGGTCAGTTTTGCTCAATCCATCCCCGGACTTTCCTTACACCAGCCCCGTATTTTCGGCCATCCACCATCCAGCACCAAGCGAAAAACCGGATCCAGGTTTCAGTCAGTCCAGCCCTATTCGCAAAACTTCCCTGCATTCCTGCACTTGCCTTTAGCCAACCCACTTAATAATTTTGACAGGTATTGAGGTAATTCTCCCGTGCTCAGGCCATTTCCCCTGACGGGCTTCGACACTCCCTAAACCCGTTCGCCCACTCACGGGAAACGGTCGCTGGTCTCGCCCTTACAGTGAAAAAAGCCTTCTTGGCACCGCACGGAAAGAGCCCTCCTTGCGTTTCACTCCAGTCCTGCACTTTCCTGTAGCCCGCACACTAACTCTAGCTTAGCCGATTTTAATAGTTTAACAGGTGGAAAAACCAAAAAGAAACCCAAGATCGCCGGCCTCCCCGCAAAAGCCTACGCCCGGAAAAATGCAAGATCAAGATGAATGCCCCGGATAGAAACTTATCAGGTTGATTTTTTTTGATTAAAAGGTCCCGTGGCAATCTTGCATTTTATCCACGGCCGTCAGTAATCCTGGTTTCTTTTCTTTTTTTTTCCTTTTTTCTTTTCTTTTGGGGAAAAGTTATTTTACTATTTAAAAGCAAACAAAAGCATTTAAAATTCAATTGTTAATAGCTTTTGCTAATCAGCTTCTTTTCACTCCAAACCCAAATAAATCCTATGTCATAGAAGAAATTTATTTAACCATATACAACACCCCAGTGGGGTATTACTGGGGTGATACTTCAATTGAAGTCTTCCACATTTGCATGACCGGAAATCTACCAGCAATGGCATTCCGGGAATACATAAACTTAAATCGTAACGCAAATGTTTGGAATCGACAAAATCACCTGGTCAACATTTTTATTGATTATCTCTCTGTGCCTGGGAGCATGGTATTTTTTGTTACTGGCTTATTGCTGGTCAAAGTCAAAACAAAAAGCAAAAGAGCAGCACTTTGAGACAGGTGCTTCCGAAAATACTTCTTGTGAGGGATTTCAGCCCATTGCCGTTTATGCCAATGATTTTCCATCAAAGATTTTACCTGTAAATCCGGTAGAGAACCAGCCTGTTGGCGCATGTATGTATGAAGAAACGGGCATGGATGAAGGCATGGCACTGGACCATTTTACCCACAAGAACAATCCGGTTCTGGCGGCAAAAATCGACGAATATCAATATCAGCAATAATCCATTTAAAATTTAAAATTATGAGAAAACAAATGCATGCGATTTATCGCAGGGGCATGGCAGCGATAGCCATGCTGGTTTTAGGAGTGTATAATGCAATGGCACAAAGTTCAGCAGGAATCGACCAGGCTACCACGGAAGTGAATTCTTATGTGGATCCGGTGGCTAACCTGATCATAGCCATCGGAGCAGTAGTGGGCCTGATCGGCGGTGTGCGTGTCTACATCAAATGGCAGAGTGGGGACCAGGATACCCAAAAGGCAATAATGGGCTGGTTTGGAGCCTGTCTGTTCCTGATACTGGTTGGTGTAGTAATCCGCTCATTCTTTGCTTAACGGTCCATCCGTCAAAAGCCGGACAAGTTAACCGCGATGTTAAATGAGGAACGACAGTGCTTCGTTCCTCACTTTTTCTCAAACATCTAATTCTAATAAGAAAATGAAAACGTACACCATCCAAAAAATAGATACCAACCTTTACATCAAAGGATTTTCCGGGCAGCTGGTTTACCTGGCCCTTTACGGAATCCTTGCCGCACTCATTCTCTTTGTAATCCTTTATATCGCTGTAGGAACTTTTGTGTCAGTAGTCGTTTGTGTGCCTGCTTTTTTTGCCTGGCTCTACCGGCTGAATCGTATCCAGAAAAACTACGGGCACCGGGGCTGGTACAAGAAGCGTATTGCCCGCCAGCTCCCTGAGTTTATCACCATCAAACAACGCATTTATCAGTAGTAACATGAGAGTAAAACCAATACAAATAAGCCTGCCTGTACTGGGGTTTGATGGAGATATCCTGATCTCCAATAACCTGGATATGGGATTCGGACTGCGATTATTTTTACCGGAGTTGTTGTCTTGCAGCACGGAAAAATTATACATGCTTCACGATACCTTTCAGCGGGTAGTAAATATCCTTCCGGAAAATACCCTGCTTCATAAGCAGGACTTCTTTTTCCCCGAAGAATTTTCTACAAATTACGAAACTGCGTTGAAGAATAAATCAACGTTGAGTGGAAACTATTTGAAGCATTTTCAGGGGAGAAACTATCTGAAACATGAATGCTATCTCTATGTCAGTTTGCTTAATACCGGCCTTTTGAAAAACTACCTGGGCTCTTCGTTGATTTTTTCAAGAAAAGCAAGACTGGAAGAAGCCCGGTTACAGGAAAAGATTCGGGAACTGCAGACCAACCTGGCCTCGATCTTCCGTCAGGCAGGAATAGAAAGCATACCGATAACCAGAGAACAAGCCGTGGGGACAGCCACGGAAATTGGCCTGATTGAACGCTATCTGACCTTGAACTTCAGGGAAGGACAGCCTCTGCTGGGAGGAATTGATTTCCGGGACAGGTTAAGGGTAATGGACCGCTTTGTGGAAATTCTGAGTCTGAGTGACCATTCGCACTTGCCATCAGAAGTACGCCCCACCAGCGGCCATCCCCGGACCGGGCTGCCTGTTTCGATGGTTTATCCGTTGAGCTGGCACCTGCCATATTCACATATTACCAACCAGTTTATTTATGTGCCGGGACAGCAGGAAGTAAAAGCCGGACTGGAAGGCGATTACAAAAAGATCTACAGCCTGTCAAAATTTTCCTCAGAGAACAAGATCAATGCCGGCCTGATCGAAAACTTTCTGGATACAGTACAAGCCTCGGGAGAGAAGATCGTTAAGACCCACTTTAATGTGACACTGCTGGATACTTCGATCTCAAATTTGAAGAAAATCAAAAGCGAAACGGCCACCGCTTTTTCGCTGATGAACTGTTTTCCTTACCAGCATACTTTTGATCTGCCGTTTTTGTTTTTTGCCGGGTTGCCTTTCAGTACTCAGCTACCCGAAACAGAACTATTTTTGACGCAGGTACCGCAAGCCTGCTGTTTGACCAATTTTGAAGGCGCGGTCAAGAACACAGATTCTACGTTTACTATTCACTTGTCGGATCGGATGGAAGGCTGCCCGGTAAAAATTGACCTGTCGGATGAGCCCATGAAAAAGCACCTGATCCATAACCGCAACAAAATTATTATCGGCGGATCGGGATCCGGAAAATCCTTTTTTACCAATCACCTGTTGCGGCAGTATGCCGAAAGTAAAAACTGCCATGTTGTATTACTGGATGTGGGGCGTAGCTATGAGATACTGACCCGTTACCTGGACGAACGACTAAAGGAAAAAGGCGGGGCCAGAATGATTGAGTTCTCAGAAACCAATCCCATTTCCTTTAATCCTTTTGTGGTGGATGGTTCACCGGACCTGGAACGCCGGCAAACCATTCTGTCGGTTATTTACACCATTTACAAAGAGCAGCTTACCGAAATGGAAAAGGATGTCATTGCCTTTTCTGTCAACCGCTATTTTGAGACAAAACGCCAAAAGAAACGCTCGTTTAACGACTACTTCGAGTTTTGCAAGGAGATCATTCCACGGTTGGCCGAAGAAGAATCCATTGAGTTTAATAGCAATGAATTTTTCTTTATTCTCAGTAAATACTACGAAGGAGGAGAATACGATTACCTGTTAAATAAACCCATGCAAACCGATGAGTTTTTCTCCTGTCCGTTTCTGGTGTTCGAGCTGGATGCCATAAAAGACCATCCGGTTATTTTTCCGGTAGCCACGCTGATCATCATGGATATTTTTCTGCAGAAGATGCGGAAGCTAAAAGGTACCCGAAAAGTTATCTGTTTGGAAGAAGCCTGGAAAGCCATCGCCACACCACAAATGGCAGATTATCTAAAGTATTTTTTCAAAACCATTCGTAAATTCTTTGGAGAAGCGATGGTGGTAACACAGGAAGTGGATGATGTGATTTCATCGCCCATTATCCGTGATGCCATTATCAACAATGCCGATACCCGGATTCTGCTGGACATGGGCAAGTTCAAAAACAAGTTCGATGAAATCAGTCGTTTTCTGGGATTGAATAATTTCCAAAAAGAACAAATCCTGTCGATCAATAAAAATCTTCCATCCAACCGAAAATTTAAGGAGGTATTTATCTCGCTGGGAGAATATTCACGGGTGTTTGCCCTTGAAGTAAGCCGGGCCGAATACTACTGTTACACCACCGAACAAACCGAAAAGGAACAAGTGCTGGAACAACTGATCAAAGACCAATCCATTCTTGAGATCTTAAAACAAATGTAAAACCATAAAAACAGAAAGAGCATGAAAAATTTAATCGTATTCATTTTAATTGTCATTCTTGCAGCAGCTGCAAATACAAGCAAAGCCCAGACGCCGGTAACGGATGTGGGAGCCGGAATACAACGCGAAGCCCTCTGGACAGAGGAAGAAGGAATCCTTTCCAAAATCAACCTGTATAATGTGCTGATCAAAGCTCTAAACGGAGATATCAAAGGGCTGACCGGAGAGATATTAGGAATCGATCAAAAAATGCTGGAAAGCCTGGAAAAGGTTTCCCTGCTGATTAAAGACTACAAGCGTATAAAGGAAACCAAAGACATCCTGCAGCAGATCATTGCTATCTATACCGAAAAGGTACCGCTCTTAGTTCAGGACGGAAATTTTACCACCCAACAGGCG
It contains:
- a CDS encoding DUF4133 domain-containing protein; translation: MRNDSASFLTFSQTSNSNKKMKTYTIQKIDTNLYIKGFSGQLVYLALYGILAALILFVILYIAVGTFVSVVVCVPAFFAWLYRLNRIQKNYGHRGWYKKRIARQLPEFITIKQRIYQ
- a CDS encoding TraG family conjugative transposon ATPase translates to MRVKPIQISLPVLGFDGDILISNNLDMGFGLRLFLPELLSCSTEKLYMLHDTFQRVVNILPENTLLHKQDFFFPEEFSTNYETALKNKSTLSGNYLKHFQGRNYLKHECYLYVSLLNTGLLKNYLGSSLIFSRKARLEEARLQEKIRELQTNLASIFRQAGIESIPITREQAVGTATEIGLIERYLTLNFREGQPLLGGIDFRDRLRVMDRFVEILSLSDHSHLPSEVRPTSGHPRTGLPVSMVYPLSWHLPYSHITNQFIYVPGQQEVKAGLEGDYKKIYSLSKFSSENKINAGLIENFLDTVQASGEKIVKTHFNVTLLDTSISNLKKIKSETATAFSLMNCFPYQHTFDLPFLFFAGLPFSTQLPETELFLTQVPQACCLTNFEGAVKNTDSTFTIHLSDRMEGCPVKIDLSDEPMKKHLIHNRNKIIIGGSGSGKSFFTNHLLRQYAESKNCHVVLLDVGRSYEILTRYLDERLKEKGGARMIEFSETNPISFNPFVVDGSPDLERRQTILSVIYTIYKEQLTEMEKDVIAFSVNRYFETKRQKKRSFNDYFEFCKEIIPRLAEEESIEFNSNEFFFILSKYYEGGEYDYLLNKPMQTDEFFSCPFLVFELDAIKDHPVIFPVATLIIMDIFLQKMRKLKGTRKVICLEEAWKAIATPQMADYLKYFFKTIRKFFGEAMVVTQEVDDVISSPIIRDAIINNADTRILLDMGKFKNKFDEISRFLGLNNFQKEQILSINKNLPSNRKFKEVFISLGEYSRVFALEVSRAEYYCYTTEQTEKEQVLEQLIKDQSILEILKQM
- a CDS encoding ATPase, with amino-acid sequence MEEKNKTENPISFMSKPKKITPNPYKEIAGFENGKHQFSLSTCKKWLEELGKKTYGQQFRLYPEDSEVLYTLIVYAIEDKEVAEKRNLDLKKGILLTGPIGCGKTTLMSLVKYFFQHGKQYRVVSTRDISFEFEKEGYKVINRYSKNPVNLSYSNPIPIIYCFDDLGVEQVQKYFGNECNVMGEILLSRYDLFVSKGIPTHVTTNLSASEIEEKYGNRVRSRMREMFNLVAFDKNAGDKRF
- a CDS encoding DUF4134 domain-containing protein; translation: MAAIAMLVLGVYNAMAQSSAGIDQATTEVNSYVDPVANLIIAIGAVVGLIGGVRVYIKWQSGDQDTQKAIMGWFGACLFLILVGVVIRSFFA